The Catenuloplanes niger genome includes a window with the following:
- a CDS encoding putative bifunctional diguanylate cyclase/phosphodiesterase, whose product MPTSIVLPAAGALLLAAGLAALLGAPGLPAPGAAGGAIVLVTAQAAGALIRRALQIHAATRTFGPCRGAGLLGMGAVTAGCTVLGVLLTPPGVREHVALGGLVASALVYLSGIILMPGTVTTIPARLRRGIDGAGVGTSLAFAAYLIPGDEPMPAAALAATLLAAAALSVIVITALRVTTYRPAAWLCGTGAVTAILGLGGIVHYAYEGNPFVLLGATIAVAVGPLVAAAGAERTSQGPTPAPAGTPESVLSGYPVLAVPMLIALGSAVYHLLAGHTFDTRAVLLGLSIIPCVVLREILAVVDIRRYSRRLAAQEAQFRSLVSGANDLTLMLDTDLVVRWQSPAAARLFGLSDAEVVGHSFASLLHPDDRSDVAGALREVLEGTRGERPPLVTARLRDGYGAWRDTESTISDQRDVPAVNALVVHVRDVGDRVALQRQLHEVAYTDQLTGLPNRREIMRTLTAQRAVPGHTGALLVVELLGIADISDQRGRETADALLVEAGRRMRTLLTPDDLPGRLGGGEFAVLTVQGPVLAYALGTRLLTVLTAPYQLPGTIIDLHVSIGLAEVGPSSSSIDEVLNRADLARRRARQQGPDRIEWYDSYLEEQLVRRMDVEREIVGVVERRELDLVYQPILSLPDRTTAGVEALLRWRNPVLGTVHPGELLPVAEDLGVLPEIGTWVLSTALRQLADWTPGYPALTLTVNVSPRELAVPDFVHRVAAMLNAHGIAPERLCMEVAEDRIPDDMPAVVTQFAKLRALGVRTAIDDFGAGQASLAQLRRMPVDMLKVDGELISRPVDPESGGQPLIDVIVGLGRRLGLEIVAERLETTEQVREAVRAGLGRGQGFRLSRPAPAERVEAFLTEPTTLS is encoded by the coding sequence GCTGCTCGGCATGGGCGCGGTCACCGCGGGGTGCACCGTGCTCGGCGTGCTGCTCACCCCGCCGGGCGTGCGGGAGCACGTGGCGCTGGGCGGGCTCGTCGCGTCCGCGCTGGTCTACCTGTCCGGGATCATCCTGATGCCGGGCACGGTCACCACTATCCCGGCCCGGCTCCGGCGCGGGATCGACGGCGCGGGCGTCGGCACCAGTCTGGCGTTCGCGGCGTACCTGATACCCGGCGACGAGCCGATGCCGGCGGCCGCGCTGGCCGCCACGCTGCTGGCCGCGGCCGCGCTCTCGGTCATAGTGATCACCGCGCTGCGGGTCACGACCTATCGCCCGGCCGCCTGGCTGTGCGGCACCGGCGCGGTCACGGCCATCCTCGGGCTCGGCGGGATCGTGCACTACGCGTACGAGGGGAACCCGTTCGTGCTGCTCGGCGCCACGATCGCCGTGGCGGTCGGGCCGCTGGTCGCGGCGGCCGGCGCGGAGCGCACCTCGCAGGGTCCCACGCCCGCGCCCGCCGGTACGCCCGAGTCCGTGCTCAGCGGCTATCCGGTGCTCGCGGTGCCGATGCTGATCGCTCTCGGCAGCGCGGTCTACCACCTGCTCGCCGGCCACACGTTCGACACCCGAGCCGTCCTGCTCGGGCTCTCGATCATCCCGTGTGTGGTGCTCCGGGAGATCCTGGCCGTGGTCGACATCCGGCGGTACAGCCGGCGGCTCGCCGCGCAGGAGGCGCAGTTCCGGTCGCTGGTCTCCGGCGCGAACGACCTCACGCTGATGCTCGACACCGACCTGGTGGTCCGCTGGCAGTCGCCGGCCGCGGCCCGGCTGTTCGGGCTCTCCGACGCGGAGGTGGTCGGGCACTCGTTCGCGTCGCTGCTGCACCCGGACGACCGGTCCGACGTGGCCGGCGCGCTCCGCGAGGTGCTCGAGGGCACGCGCGGGGAGCGGCCGCCGCTGGTCACGGCGCGGCTGCGGGACGGGTACGGCGCGTGGCGCGACACCGAGTCGACGATCAGCGACCAGCGCGACGTGCCCGCGGTGAACGCGCTGGTCGTGCACGTGCGCGACGTCGGCGACCGGGTGGCGTTGCAGCGGCAGCTGCACGAGGTGGCGTACACGGACCAGCTCACCGGCCTGCCGAACCGGCGCGAGATCATGCGGACGCTGACCGCGCAGCGGGCGGTGCCGGGGCACACCGGCGCGCTGCTCGTCGTCGAACTGCTCGGCATCGCGGACATCAGCGACCAGCGCGGGCGGGAGACCGCGGACGCGCTGCTGGTCGAGGCCGGGCGGCGGATGCGGACGCTGCTCACGCCGGACGACCTGCCCGGCCGGCTCGGCGGCGGCGAGTTCGCGGTGCTCACCGTGCAGGGGCCGGTGCTGGCGTACGCGCTGGGCACCCGGCTGCTGACCGTACTGACCGCGCCGTACCAGCTGCCCGGCACGATCATCGATCTGCACGTGAGCATCGGCCTGGCCGAGGTGGGCCCGTCCTCCAGCAGCATCGACGAGGTGCTGAACCGGGCCGACCTGGCCCGCCGCCGGGCACGCCAGCAGGGACCGGACCGGATCGAGTGGTACGACTCGTACCTGGAGGAACAGCTCGTCCGGCGGATGGACGTCGAGCGGGAGATCGTCGGCGTCGTCGAGCGCCGCGAGCTGGACCTGGTCTACCAGCCGATCCTGTCGCTGCCGGACCGCACCACGGCCGGCGTCGAGGCGCTGCTGCGGTGGCGGAACCCGGTGCTCGGCACGGTGCACCCCGGCGAGCTGCTGCCGGTCGCGGAGGATCTCGGCGTGCTGCCGGAGATCGGGACGTGGGTGCTGTCCACCGCGCTGCGCCAGCTGGCGGACTGGACGCCGGGGTACCCGGCGCTGACGCTGACCGTGAACGTGTCGCCGCGCGAGCTGGCCGTGCCGGACTTCGTGCACCGGGTCGCGGCGATGCTGAACGCGCACGGGATCGCGCCGGAGCGGCTGTGCATGGAGGTCGCGGAGGACCGGATCCCGGACGACATGCCGGCGGTGGTCACCCAGTTCGCGAAGCTGCGGGCGCTGGGCGTGCGGACCGCGATCGACGACTTCGGCGCGGGTCAGGCGTCGCTGGCGCAGCTGCGCCGGATGCCGGTGGACATGCTGAAGGTGGACGGCGAGCTGATCTCCCGTCCGGTCGATCCGGAGTCCGGCGGCCAGCCGCTGATCGACGTGATCGTGGGGCTGGGCCGGCGGCTCGGCCTGGAGATCGTGGCGGAGCGGCTGGAGACCACCGAGCAGGTCCGCGAGGCGGTGCGGGCCGGGCTGGGCCGGGGCCAGGGCTTCCGGTTGTCCCGGCCGGCACCGGCGGAACGCGTCGAGGCGTTCCTGACCGAACCGACGACGCTGTCCTGA